GGACTACAGTGGCTCACTATTTTTTTGGAAACGACAATGGAACGAGTTTCCTTTCATAGAAAAttttatgtgacaatgactaGCAGCGAAAATGACAAGAGAAAGTAACGATACGTTGATCATAGACGCATAAAATTTCGATAGAAAGGATGTTTTGATTCCAAAAACTGGTAAGCCACTGGGAACCCGTTAGTGAACATTACTCTACCTCTTACCCTAAACTGAGCAGGAAATTACAAGTTACGAGCGATAGCTGAAACTATGCATGCTAGGGATTTTGATGCTGATCATTTTTCCAATTGGGGAGTTACtgtcttttgtttctttcaaacaaaaatcttttttctagtttttcgCATCAGGAAATGGGGTTTTCAGTTGAGAAAAGTTTCAGTCTGAAACTCCCACAACAAACACATGAAATGATAATTCTTTATCGATctcaattgattttttttcagagtttTAAGATTATAAGTCGCCAAAATATCGTCAAGTTGCACATTATCGATAGAATGTCGTCTGTTTTCTGATGATCATCACCAAAATACGTGAAATTTCTAATTAAGCAATAATATGCCGTTCAGCCATGGAACTGAATATCAATAACCATGAATCACCGTTTTCCGATAAAAATCttcaggaatttttttctacgtgtAACAATTAGTCTTGTACCTACAGGAAAGAGTATAgggaagaatttttcttccgaaCAAGACATCCTATCGTAGAACAATTTGAAATGATCAGAAGCCATCAAAATGCTATTGATCAATTCGTCGAATACCAGAGTTACGACTGACTTTAACAATAACGTTGCACAATGCAGACTTACACCCGTAAACGAACCAATTCCACTATATAATACTGCAAGCATAGTACCTTACATAGATACAGGGAAAGGGGAccgtgaaaattgaacgagGAAACACAATCCGAGAATCGGTTTCGCGTCGAACGCTTCAGCGATCGCTTAAGGAAAAGAGCGCACTATTCAGTCTACTCCGGAGAATTACAAAGAGAATGAGATACCCGAACGCGGCAAGAGAGGCAGAGCAGCAATCAAATCTGTTAGGGGTTTTGGTAGCAGACGCGAACGTGTGAGTGAATACGGAgaagaatgaatgaatgaatgaatgaatgaatgaacgattgatatttattaaatCTCTCGGCTATTTGTCTAACGCAAAGTCTCTTACAGATTTACAAGGAAAATGTCAGTAAGGTCCTGCGATAGACTCGCCGGCACGTTTAGAACAGTCTTTAGGCATCTTAGGGAAATTTATTCGAGCCATAGATCGATACgttgattaatttcattgcGAGATTTTTGTGCGCTTGATTGAGTATTCGTCAATTTGTTACGTCCGTAAGCACCGAATATTTCTTTGCAAATAGATTAATAAAAAACatggaaattaaaattaaacgaacGGATATCGGtgcttcatttcaaatcgcttcaaaCTGGTTGTAAATCTGGTAAATTTGTTCTATTTTACTCCGTAATGAGTTATTTCATCCAATAGACTGTTTTCTACTCTTCTTACGGTCGTAAAAACAGtatttttgttcttgttttCAGTTGTCTATTCAATATGTATTTCCCATTTACTGAGCATAATCAATATCGGTCCAACGttacaaaattaaatactCAACGATGCCAATATGTTGGAAAGAAAGTGTTTCAGTGACAGTAAAATTGCCGgataaaaagtatttcaatgatttttttctattacacGACATTTTTAGGTATTAATCCATTGCATccagattttcgaaaaattaatatgcTCGCGCGATAACAACACGTTTCGGATAGGTTTTAAAATCAAGAATACAGAAATCTGGCCACTGGTGTTTCATCCGTTACGATAACTgagcaataaatataatttcccGGGAGACAACGTCGaagtgttaaaaaataatacttctTAGtcttacattttatttcaaacacaAAGAACGAGAAGTTTTCATCCTTCCCAGTAGCCGAGTAAaactctgaaaatttcagatccTATCTACAACCGTTTAGGAGATAATTGAGTCCGTGTAACCTCTAGAAACACAAGATTATCTTGAAATCAGTAATAGCCATTCTAGCCCAAAGCAACAGTTCTCTTTTCAACGAAgcgatgaaaagtaaaaaaagttgttggataaataaaaaaaaaaaaaagaaagaaagaaagaaagtctGGAGTGGAAATACCGAAAGGGGTTCGGGAAACTTCACTTTTCTCTCTTGTGTACTGATTCGGATACCTCGTGCCGTAATTAGTCTCACTTTGGTATgattagaaaataaagaaCGATACCGAAGGAGGAACACTGCATAAAACGATTATTGAATGAGAAGTATTAAACTCACGAATTTCAAAGTTTGGtttgtaatatattgtatacctaATAATACGCATGAAATTTTGgtctacatttttttgtttatttttcataaattgtaCTTATATTTAATCGAAAACACACAGACATGCATAAAGTACTCACGGTAAACttgtaaaagagaaaaattcaagtcaaCAATGTTTTATTTGACATCGAGAAAAGTAGATGCTAAAATTGGATTGTCACTTGGCTGATGGGGAAGTTTATCGGCAATGAATCGGTATCCTCTACTCCTCCTTAAAAGCTACAATCTGAGCGATCAGTGCCATCcgtacatgtacgtacatgcatgCAGACACGGCCAGCTGCCTAAGTCCGTAAACCTTTCCGACGGTTGGCAACAATTCACGTCTACTCTCGTAAAACGAGCGCCGTACATTCTGTAataaaaagattaaattttcgtcgagtaaaatatttttataaaaaaaaaagaaacaaaaacaaaaaaaaatggaattaaataaaaaaagattacgCCTCAAGCTACATTTTGAgcttgcgaaaatttaatacgttcactattacgacgttttattttacatgaaaaaaagCAATGATTTGCGAAACATTATCTAACGGccctcggaaaaaaaaattgttcttcaTTTCTGGCAGGCATAGAAGTTTGGAATTCAGTTCGATTACTTTTCAGACTGTCGAAAATATCATGATTCAAGATCTGATAGTTATTGTTGAATGAGGAATGGTACGTACATCatgaatattgtaaatatgttatgaaacaaaaatttcggtaACAAACTAGGCGAACCATGGGTATTGTTGGAAAGTTGGTGATTGGATTATAGTTGCCTGTAAGTTGATTAGcgtgtcaattttttacagaGCTCTGTAATTCACCAAACACCCTTTTCGGCTCCAGATAAGGTTCTAGTGGCAAGCATGTTGGCCGGTAACTCTTGCAGAAATAGAAAGCCACGATTATCGATTGTCGGTGGAATGTTGGTtgacaatagtaataataaatagtaATACCCGTTTATCTTGGGCCAATTTAACCCATGACGGCTGATCCTCCGTAAATTAACGAGAGATAAGCGCAATGCGCTCTGTTGCATCGTCAGTTGAAAGCCAGTATTGACCTACACGTGAATTTGTACCAAGAACTGTAAATTCCCCGACGAAAGGTATCTTGCAAAATTTCTGCGCAACGTTTACGAGGTTTGGGAATATTGTGGTCGTGATCTTCTGATgtacatttatttcattataaactCAGCACGCATGACTTATAGGAATctcattttttgtattatgtGTAGGGGTGGATCATTTCGCATATCTGACCACTAACTAGTTATAAATGTATGAAACGAAGTGCAAATGTACACTCCAAAATTATTGAATCAGAATCAGTTTTACTTGTATCACTCAGGTGTaaggaaatcgaaaaaaaaattgaatgtataataacTGAAACTGATTTTATTATGTGACAGTGtaaaactgttaaaaattatgactattacttttttttttttactgttgtCTAGCTGCTGTGCAGTTTTTGGCTTCGCCGAAGACGGAATAAATTGAACGATGCTCTAACTAATCTTCGAGTAATCCAGAGAATCGCGAGAATGGTAACCGCTAGAATTGCGTAAACGTCGAAGAGATTGAGCTCCATGCGGCTCATATTTTTCCCAGGGGAACTCAACGGCCCTCGAGGATGACGGGACGCATGTTCAACGTGCCAAACAGCCGAATCCAAGGGGGACATCGGCCTATCCTTGTACTCTCGAGAAAGCTCCTTCATTCGGCGGGAAATGctgaaaacaaattattcaTCGTGTCTGATTATTGAATCAAGTGAGTAGGCCTGAAAACGTCGTCTTAACAccgagaaacaaaaaaaaaacaaagcgaTGTACTTGCATAAAAGAGCTAAGTTATCAATTACTTTTACAGTTGTATTATACgattctttctcttttttgaagaaaaccgagtatattatacgtgcgatttcaaaaaaaaaaaatagattctTGTGTCTGTGAATGGATCATCTACCGATCTCTTGATCTCATAAGCCATTCGCTGATGTAACCCGTCTCAGATCATTCGTCACTGAATTACTTCGATCGACACTcccaaaatttcaatctcttTTTCTCCGCCGAGTGAATAGTTGTCTGATAAACTTACTGAAACTTGATTCGCTCATTAAGGGGGGGGTACACCatgcaagcaaaaaaaaatactgcaactttgcgatttttttttgaaaaaacggatttatttatgaacatgcggtcttgaatacattaatatataagTCTTTgagaactttaaaaaatttttttattgtcgaaaaatttcaaaatggcgtcgTGACAGTTGGATCCCCAAAGCCGCTCGGAAAAATGGGGTGCGAGATTTGGTGGAGTCGTGGATAGTCCTAGAAcacacaaattacaaaaaattagttgtatattatgttttcttgTCCACTACGTACCACTTTTTTGATATCtagtctcaaaaattttttttgaccgtTTGAAGACGCAAAAACgtggtcgaaaaattgaaaaaaaaaaaatcgtcacttaaacaatcataaaaaatttttgagactaGATATCAAAAAAGTGGTACGTAGTGGAcaagaaaacataatatacaactaattttttgtaatttgtgtgTTCTAGGACTATCCACGACTCCACCAAATCTCGCACCCCATTTTTCCGAGCGGCTTTGGGGATCCAACTGTCAcgacgccattttgaaatttttcgacaataaaaaaattttttaaagttctcAAAGActtatatattaatgtattcaagaccgcatgttcataaataaatccgttttttcaaaaaaaaatcgcaaagttgcagtatttttttttgcttgcatGGTGTACCCCCCCCTTAATTTCGAACGTCTGTTTGTTACTTTGCCGTTTTGACACTCCGTCGACTCGATGCATTCTTGAATGAAGGAATCGCAAGATATTCAAAAAGCAAGCTTTGTGGTCAAAAAGATACATGAAAATTCATGTTCGAAATAACCGGGTGCCGTTTCTCGGTTAAAAATCAGTTCGACATTAAACTGAAAGtgactcaatttttttcagccaTCCCTCACCTGCGATCATGAATGGCTCTGTTTAGTCTTTCCAAAATCGTTTCAGTTGTAAGGGACTCGTAGTCGAGAGATAACGCAACCCCCTTTTTGACGAGTAACTCAATGTTCATGTACTGATCCAGGTAAAATGGCATTCCAACCAGCGGCACTCCCCACCAGACGGCCTCTTGAGTGCTGAGAAGTCCAGAATGAGACCAAAGGACTCGGACTTTTGGATGAGCTGTGTGCGaagaaattgttcaattaCATTTCGGTCCTACGGTTTCGGCTTCATATGTTACACGGCAAACGTTTTGGCTTTGTTCCGTTCAAaactttcaacgaaatttcggacaaggaaaattaaaatttcagtcAATGAATGACGTATAAGCGACAAAAGCAGACGACCGAATTTGGTCGATAAATCGCCCGGAACATTTGATTACTCACCCAAAACGTCGTTCTGTGGCAGCCACTTTCTTATCATCACGTTTTTTGGCCTGCCCGACAAGTCAGTGGCCTCAAATTTCCATAAAACATGCTGCTTCAGCTGACCTAGCGCAGctagaattatttttattttgtccgACCCCAAGGTGCTGCTTTGTATATTAGATCCGAATGATATTACAATTGCGCCGTGTTCCGCATCGTCGAGAAATTTCCGAATATCCTGGTTTAaacataaaatattaaaagacATCAAGGTTGAAGCTTGCAATGTCAGTGTAACGAGTATAAATTTTATGGAATAGAAATGAGCCGCTGGAACTACCCAACTTTCATAGGatatagcaaaaaaaattgagtggAAATTTAGTATAATTTATCAGTTGAAATTCATTTGGTATTGCTATTTTCGAGAACCTTCGATATTATTGGAGAGAATGAATTTTATGTCCACATTTTGTTTATGTTACAACGTTACTATAATTATTAACTCCGAGGTGATAATTTACGCAGCAATTAAACAGATTTTCCTTCAGAAATACTTTCTATATACAGTAAAATGAGAATTACTCTTGGAATCAaacaaaatgtataaaaacTTGCTTGCTCGATCGGTAAAATGGCAAACAGAAGTAATTGTGCACATTTTAATTGATGTATACATTTCTGGACGGAACGAGaatattacaatttatcaCTCCTTTTAAGAGTAATCAACAAGTAAACCAGGCATAGTACGGTTCCTAAAGACATTTATTTGAGAAATCCATCGAGAGGAGAAAGTGGAAAATAAATCCAGAGCTGTCAaacctaaaaaaattaatgccATTGCAAAAGTGAAGTATACATAGCAATAAATTAAGAAGAGATAAGTAAGTGGAAGTATTAGAATTTACGAAACTATTTTGCACAAAGTCGCTGAAACAGATTTCGTATTTTCAGCACTCTATTCAATATTACTCTTTGTTGATTATGATCTATATCGGTGCAATTTTGTTAACTGAAATACTTAACAATGGCAACATATTGGAAAAAGTGTCTCAATGACCTTGTTTGATCCCCGTAATATGgcaagaaaaacaacaacacttataattgataaaacttcgttgaaaataagTCCAGCAGTTCGTGAATTCATCACAAACTCATTTATAAAAGTAGCAGTTTTTGCGccacattcaaatattttacgtAACAAGAAAACTGGAGGCCTTTCAGACAACTGTGCACCCTATTTTACTTCCAAAAATATGAACACACGTTGGAAATAATTCTgtgaaaatcgattgggcgatCCTCCAATTTTGCGTCAACAAACAGAAAATCGAACCGTTTTACTCACAGCTTTCGCTCTCTTTTCACCTGCCTGAAGCTGTTCGATATTTACCTGAGGCAGTGGTTTCGAATCCTTGATGTGCAATCCACCGACTTCGATTACGTTCGGAGGTGAAAATGCTGCCGGATCTAAGACCGCGTAGCTGTTCGTCAGCATGATGCTGACGTTTTTCTCGATTTCGCTGACCGATCTGGTCATCTTTCTGCCAATGAATTTCTCAGCGAGTTCCTGCTGTCTTGGCATGTAGTAGAAGTGGCGTAAGAGGTCGTCAATCtcgtagtaaaaaaaattcaatgtctTCTCCCAAATACTAAAGGGCTGAGTTTTCCCGAAATAAGGAAAGGTCCTGATTGCTGGCCAATTATTGCCCCCCGCAACGTCTTTTACCCAATTAGGTGCGCCGAATGGTGTGAATCCAACTATAGCTGGATTTCCTTGAACAATCTGAAACACCGGAACGGACAAAAGGGAGGAGTTGGTTCACTGCCATTCAATAAGCGTGGAGATTTTTGAATCACAAGCGGGACGCGAAGTcacgattcattttttcaagtctTTTGACTGGATTCGTAGTTGAATCTTCCTAGATTCGCGTTTAGTCCGAAGGCGTTTTACTCTACCTCCCACATCCCGTAAAAACACTGGCCATACGTCAAGTCCTGAACTATGACGTCGATCTTCGTGTGTCTGACCATTTCTAAGGCCTTCTTGGCTCCGTCGGTCGCCATTTGCCGTTCACACATGTCGTTACCGATTTCGTGGATCAGCCACGCCATTTGCGTCACACTTACTTGTAACCATTCTACTGGGGAAAAGTCTTGGCTTTTGAGAAAATTGTCCATAACGTGCTCGAACACCTgtcattaaaaaacaaaagttttatACCGCATCAGTATCTCAACGTTTTGCAATTATCCGTTCAACATTTTGTTGATTTTATCGGTCCATATATTAACCAGTAATGCAGAGATGAAATGCCGGAAAATTATAACGGTACGCGTACCAACTTGATGGGTCAAAACatttgtgatgaaaaaatatttccgtcAAGTTTTCACCAAATTGGTAAACGATTTTAATTATTCCGACAAACTTTGGAAAAGTCTCATGAACTTCTTACGATTTCTCATTATATCTATTCTTTCGTTTACTTTCACGGAGTTTGAATACTTTCAGAGATTTTATGAAGATTGTATGATTGCTTCTCAGATACTGGCGCAGATTTTTACGAAAACTGCAAAAAATAGGAACTTATTGTTTCGGTACTTTTTCCAAAATACCGCTGGGAAATTTCCCTCCTAAGGAATTATCGGTAAACTACGTAGCTCTATTTTGGACACTTTTGAGCTACCAC
This is a stretch of genomic DNA from Neodiprion fabricii isolate iyNeoFabr1 chromosome 2, iyNeoFabr1.1, whole genome shotgun sequence. It encodes these proteins:
- the LOC124175249 gene encoding UDP-glucosyltransferase 2-like, with protein sequence MDRSFYSSVIIGLFVISCNAPVASTLNILGISTLPSNSHHIWFSELMRGLARNGHNIYALGLRETKFDQDEGTQNRTQSFVFEHVMDNFLKSQDFSPVEWLQVSVTQMAWLIHEIGNDMCERQMATDGAKKALEMVRHTKIDVIVQDLTYGQCFYGMWEIVQGNPAIVGFTPFGAPNWVKDVAGGNNWPAIRTFPYFGKTQPFSIWEKTLNFFYYEIDDLLRHFYYMPRQQELAEKFIGRKMTRSVSEIEKNVSIMLTNSYAVLDPAAFSPPNVIEVGGLHIKDSKPLPQDIRKFLDDAEHGAIVISFGSNIQSSTLGSDKIKIILAALGQLKQHVLWKFEATDLSGRPKNVMIRKWLPQNDVLAHPKVRVLWSHSGLLSTQEAVWWGVPLVGMPFYLDQYMNIELLVKKGVALSLDYESLTTETILERLNRAIHDRSISRRMKELSREYKDRPMSPLDSAVWHVEHASRHPRGPLSSPGKNMSRMELNLFDVYAILAVTILAILWITRRLVRASFNLFRLRRSQKLHSS